One region of Collinsella aerofaciens ATCC 25986 genomic DNA includes:
- the ruvX gene encoding Holliday junction resolvase RuvX translates to MVALALDIGETRIGIAVSSRDGKMAMPVKVLPAAEVTGMAKTFRYLVEDYEPDILVSGRPLTMAGEPGPQAERVAAVAQKIADELDLPLEFEDERLSSQEAKRILREQGLNEKQMRGKIDMIAASLFLQTWLDRKNEEVSHA, encoded by the coding sequence GTGGTTGCGCTCGCGCTGGACATAGGGGAGACCAGGATTGGCATCGCCGTCTCGAGCCGTGATGGCAAGATGGCGATGCCTGTCAAGGTGCTTCCGGCTGCCGAGGTCACCGGTATGGCCAAGACGTTCCGCTACCTGGTTGAGGACTATGAGCCCGACATCCTGGTAAGCGGACGTCCCCTGACCATGGCCGGTGAGCCCGGCCCTCAGGCCGAGCGCGTTGCCGCTGTGGCGCAAAAGATTGCCGACGAGCTCGATCTTCCGTTGGAGTTTGAGGACGAGCGTCTGTCCTCGCAAGAGGCTAAGCGTATCCTGCGCGAGCAGGGACTCAACGAAAAGCAGATGAGGGGCAAGATCGACATGATTGCCGCCAGCCTGTTTTTGCAGACGTGGCTCGATCGTAAAAACGAGGAGGTTTCGCATGCCTAG
- the alaS gene encoding alanine--tRNA ligase, which translates to MSADYPSMTTAEIRSKFLNFFEERGLKLYPSSSLVPDDPSLLLANAGMNQFKEYYQGKKTMKEIGAISCQKCVRTNDIDCIGEDGRHLSFFEMLGDFSFGGVSKQQACAWAFELITKEFKLPLDRLYFTVFTEDDETHDVWRSLGVAEDHISRLGEDDNFWAAGPTGPCGPCSEIYFDMGEEVGCGSPDCKPGCDCDRFLEFWNLVFTQYDRQEDGSMPELPHRNLDTGMGLERMAAIMQHKTANYDGDLMQHLIKLGEEISGKTYDADDYSGASRSLRIIADHSRAVDFMISDGILPGNEGREYVLRRLLRRAVFHGRLLGIEGAFLTKFIDEVNAQMGEAYPELLKNVALVKGIVASEEERFSTTLDNGRVYLDEALAALAEGAALPGDVAFKLHDTFGFPIDLTVEIAGTAGHDVDMDGFTACMEDQKARARANAKGDAWGSFNDVWVELSDKVAASEFDGYDNDVIEGAKVVAIVRNGESVESAAAGEDVEVVLDRTPFYAEMGGQQGDAGKLSAEGVVLTVADTKNHNGLYAHVAHVADGTLTVGAAVTAALDAERRGFLRRNHTATHLLDAALKQVLGEHVSQAGSLVTPEHLRFDFTHFEALSSEQLKAVEDLVNQQIFASKPVVTRVMGIDEAKAAGAVALFGEKYGDVVRVVSVGAEDQPFSRELCGGTHAANTAEIGLFKIISESSTGSNVRRIEAVTSKGALDYMADRLALVDAAATALKCRVDEVPARMENLQAELRETSNKLKKALTGGSSDAISSAIEGAVELDGYKLVVAELQGLEAADLRNVWDTVHQKVAGPVACVVASVTEKGTPALLAAGSDDAVKAGFHAGNVIKQIAGLVDGRGGGRPNMAQAGGKNAAGIADALAAAKTALGA; encoded by the coding sequence ATGAGTGCTGACTACCCGTCAATGACTACGGCCGAGATCCGCTCCAAGTTCCTCAACTTCTTTGAGGAGCGCGGTCTTAAGCTCTATCCTTCTTCGTCCCTCGTCCCCGACGATCCTTCGCTGCTGCTTGCCAACGCTGGCATGAACCAGTTTAAGGAGTACTACCAGGGCAAGAAGACCATGAAGGAGATCGGCGCTATCTCCTGCCAGAAGTGCGTCCGCACCAACGACATCGATTGCATCGGCGAGGATGGCCGTCACCTGTCCTTCTTCGAGATGCTCGGCGACTTCTCCTTTGGCGGCGTCTCCAAGCAGCAGGCCTGCGCCTGGGCCTTTGAGCTCATCACCAAGGAGTTCAAGCTGCCGCTCGACCGCCTGTACTTTACCGTCTTTACCGAGGACGATGAGACCCACGACGTGTGGCGTTCTCTGGGCGTTGCTGAGGACCACATCTCCCGCCTGGGCGAGGACGACAACTTCTGGGCTGCTGGCCCCACCGGTCCCTGCGGTCCGTGCTCAGAGATCTACTTTGACATGGGCGAGGAGGTCGGCTGCGGCAGCCCCGACTGCAAGCCCGGCTGCGACTGCGACCGCTTCCTGGAGTTCTGGAACCTCGTCTTTACCCAGTATGACCGCCAGGAGGACGGCTCCATGCCGGAGCTGCCGCACCGCAACCTCGATACGGGTATGGGCCTTGAGCGCATGGCCGCCATCATGCAGCACAAGACCGCCAATTACGACGGCGACTTGATGCAGCATCTCATCAAGCTGGGCGAGGAGATCAGCGGCAAGACCTATGACGCCGACGATTACTCCGGCGCCAGCCGCTCCCTGCGCATCATCGCCGATCACTCCCGTGCCGTCGACTTTATGATCTCGGACGGCATCCTGCCCGGTAACGAGGGTCGCGAGTACGTCCTTCGCCGTCTGCTCCGCCGTGCCGTGTTCCACGGTCGCCTGCTGGGCATCGAGGGTGCTTTCCTGACCAAGTTCATCGACGAGGTCAATGCTCAGATGGGCGAGGCCTATCCTGAGCTGCTCAAGAACGTCGCGCTCGTCAAGGGTATCGTCGCCTCCGAGGAGGAGCGCTTCTCCACGACGCTCGACAACGGTCGCGTCTACCTGGATGAGGCCCTGGCAGCGCTTGCCGAGGGTGCTGCGCTTCCGGGCGATGTTGCCTTTAAGCTGCACGACACCTTTGGTTTCCCCATCGACCTAACCGTCGAGATCGCCGGCACCGCTGGTCACGACGTCGACATGGACGGCTTCACTGCCTGCATGGAGGACCAGAAGGCCCGCGCCCGCGCCAATGCCAAGGGCGACGCCTGGGGCAGCTTCAACGACGTGTGGGTCGAGCTTTCCGACAAGGTCGCAGCGTCCGAGTTCGACGGCTATGACAACGATGTGATCGAGGGCGCCAAGGTTGTCGCCATCGTGCGCAACGGCGAGTCCGTCGAGTCCGCTGCCGCCGGCGAGGACGTCGAGGTTGTGCTCGACCGAACCCCGTTCTATGCCGAGATGGGTGGTCAGCAGGGCGATGCCGGCAAGCTTTCCGCCGAGGGCGTTGTTCTGACCGTTGCCGACACCAAGAACCACAACGGCCTGTATGCCCACGTCGCGCACGTTGCCGATGGCACGCTGACTGTCGGTGCCGCTGTTACCGCCGCGCTCGACGCCGAGCGCCGTGGCTTCCTGCGCCGCAACCACACCGCCACGCACCTGCTCGACGCCGCCCTTAAGCAGGTCCTGGGCGAGCACGTCTCCCAGGCCGGCTCGCTGGTGACGCCCGAGCACCTGCGCTTTGACTTTACGCACTTCGAGGCCCTGTCCTCCGAGCAGCTCAAGGCTGTCGAGGACCTGGTCAACCAGCAGATCTTCGCTTCCAAGCCGGTCGTGACCCGTGTCATGGGCATCGACGAGGCTAAGGCTGCCGGCGCTGTCGCCCTGTTTGGCGAGAAGTATGGCGACGTCGTCCGCGTTGTCTCCGTGGGGGCTGAGGACCAGCCGTTCTCCCGCGAACTCTGCGGTGGCACACACGCTGCCAACACCGCCGAGATCGGCCTGTTCAAGATCATTTCCGAGTCCTCCACGGGCTCCAATGTCCGCCGTATCGAGGCCGTGACCTCTAAGGGTGCCCTCGACTATATGGCCGACCGCCTGGCACTCGTTGACGCCGCTGCTACTGCGCTCAAGTGCCGCGTGGATGAGGTTCCCGCTCGCATGGAGAACCTGCAGGCCGAGCTGCGCGAGACGTCCAATAAGCTCAAGAAGGCTCTGACCGGTGGCTCCTCCGACGCCATCTCCAGCGCCATCGAGGGCGCCGTCGAGCTCGACGGCTATAAGCTCGTTGTCGCTGAGCTCCAGGGCCTTGAGGCTGCCGACCTGCGCAACGTATGGGATACCGTTCATCAGAAGGTCGCCGGCCCTGTCGCTTGTGTCGTCGCCAGCGTGACTGAGAAGGGCACTCCGGCCCTGCTCGCTGCCGGCTCCGATGACGCCGTCAAGGCCGGTTTCCACGCCGGTAACGTGATCAAGCAGATCGCGGGTCTGGTCGACGGTCGCGGTGGCGGTCGTCCCAACATGGCCCAGGCCGGTGGCAAGAATGCTGCCGGCATCGCCGATGCCCTCGCGGCCGCTAAGACCGCGCTCGGCGCCTAA